A stretch of the Pedobacter sp. MC2016-14 genome encodes the following:
- a CDS encoding RagB/SusD family nutrient uptake outer membrane protein: MNIKKLIINGLTVAAVALVLPACKKSFTDLTPKGIVPVTSYYNTEIDIRTALNGTYSSLRPTYNEFYGFGEVPSDNTQSFSESEVNYGEMDKLNWNSTSTKIQDAWSRYYATIAYANIVLGHVNTPPMTQAARNSYTGQAKFLRALSYFNLVRMFGGVPLILTELTSEEQAYTYLRTPAADVYAQIEKDLTEAALVLPPSYTGNDIGRATSIAANALLGKVYMYENKLGLAESTLAAVASTAGTLLPYDQAFGQGKDNNREIIFSVQYLGGGFGEGNTFASGFVPQTSGTTIINVSGGSNNIGTPDLYNAFEAGDLRLNTAIGVFTSGTFTYYYAKKFTYATVAAGNEGDNDWPVLRYGDVLLMYAEVLNENGKTTEALTQLNLVRARAGLLPRLGLLQGPARTAIRNERRVELCFEGERWFDLIRWGTFVQVMTAYRNTYTPPSGSIANVVSTMALYPIPRRELTLNTRLTPNPGY, encoded by the coding sequence ATGAATATTAAAAAATTAATCATAAACGGCCTAACTGTAGCTGCCGTTGCACTGGTACTACCAGCATGCAAAAAATCATTCACAGATTTAACCCCAAAAGGAATTGTTCCGGTAACCAGTTATTACAACACTGAAATTGACATCAGAACAGCGTTAAACGGAACCTACAGTAGCTTAAGGCCAACCTACAATGAGTTTTACGGCTTTGGTGAAGTCCCTTCAGACAATACACAATCTTTTAGCGAGAGTGAGGTGAACTATGGAGAGATGGACAAACTAAACTGGAATTCGACATCAACGAAGATACAGGATGCATGGAGCAGGTATTATGCCACTATAGCCTATGCCAATATTGTTTTGGGACATGTAAATACACCGCCTATGACACAAGCTGCCCGCAACAGTTATACTGGACAGGCTAAGTTTTTGCGCGCCTTGTCTTATTTTAATCTGGTGCGGATGTTTGGTGGTGTACCGCTTATACTTACTGAATTGACTTCTGAAGAGCAAGCCTATACCTACCTTAGAACGCCTGCTGCCGATGTATATGCACAAATAGAAAAAGACCTTACAGAAGCCGCTTTGGTTTTACCTCCATCTTACACCGGAAACGATATTGGGCGGGCAACCAGCATTGCCGCCAATGCACTATTGGGCAAAGTGTACATGTATGAAAATAAACTTGGCCTGGCCGAAAGCACACTGGCAGCGGTAGCTTCTACAGCTGGTACCCTATTGCCTTACGACCAAGCCTTTGGACAAGGAAAAGACAATAACCGTGAAATAATCTTTTCTGTACAGTACTTAGGGGGTGGTTTTGGTGAAGGAAATACTTTTGCCAGTGGTTTTGTACCGCAAACTTCGGGCACAACAATCATCAATGTAAGCGGTGGCAGTAACAACATTGGCACACCAGATTTATATAATGCTTTTGAAGCAGGAGATTTGCGCTTAAATACTGCCATTGGCGTATTTACCTCTGGTACGTTTACTTATTACTACGCTAAAAAGTTTACCTATGCTACTGTTGCGGCAGGCAATGAAGGAGATAACGACTGGCCGGTACTGCGTTATGGAGATGTACTGTTGATGTATGCAGAGGTATTGAACGAAAATGGCAAAACGACTGAGGCACTTACGCAGTTGAATTTAGTGCGTGCGCGTGCTGGTTTACTTCCTAGACTTGGGCTGCTACAAGGGCCTGCCCGTACCGCAATCCGAAACGAAAGACGTGTTGAACTCTGCTTTGAAGGCGAGAGATGGTTTGATTTGATAAGATGGGGTACTTTTGTGCAGGTAATGACGGCCTATAGAAATACGTATACGCCACCAAGCGGCAGTATTGCCAATGTAGTTTCTACAATGGCCTTGTATCCAATTCCAAGAAGGGAGCTGACCTTAAATACTAGATTAACACCAAATCCAGGATATTAA